A genome region from Methylobacterium sp. FF17 includes the following:
- a CDS encoding amidase, with translation MLSLLSLRTQIDAGSLTPRDAIGLCEAAIAEHEPKIQALVSRTLDPAVPAHGPLAGIAVGVKDILDTADLPTQMGSPIYEGWRPRADAAAVARLRRLGAVPLAKTTTTAFAFLDPTGTRNPHHPGHTPGGSSAGSAAAVGAGMLPLALGTQTGGSVIRPAAYCGVVGLKPSFGLLPTVGMKCFSWTLDTLGLFTAGVADAAYALALMTGRPDLDLSATEPGTPRIGVVRQDFCAAAEPEALAALERVRVAAETAGARLRDLPLPALFAEAFGLHGTIQDFEAVQALDWEYTTHRADLGRLLGAHLDAAQGVAPKSYDASLKVADRARRQLPDLFAEHDLDVILTLSAPGPAPEGHASTGDSRFNRLWTLMGVPCVTVPVGRSATGLPLGVQVIARRGDDARALGAARFVETLMGRQSA, from the coding sequence ATGCTGTCCCTCCTGTCGCTGCGTACGCAGATCGATGCCGGCTCTCTCACCCCCCGTGACGCCATCGGTCTCTGCGAGGCCGCCATCGCCGAGCACGAGCCCAAGATCCAGGCGCTGGTCAGCCGCACGCTCGATCCGGCCGTGCCGGCGCACGGCCCCCTTGCGGGCATCGCCGTGGGGGTGAAGGACATCCTCGACACGGCCGACCTGCCGACACAGATGGGCTCGCCGATCTATGAGGGCTGGCGTCCACGAGCCGATGCCGCCGCCGTGGCGCGCCTGAGGCGGCTCGGCGCCGTTCCGCTGGCCAAGACCACGACCACGGCCTTCGCTTTCCTCGACCCGACCGGGACGCGCAATCCGCATCACCCGGGGCACACGCCCGGTGGTTCGTCGGCGGGGTCCGCTGCCGCCGTCGGCGCGGGGATGCTGCCGCTGGCGCTCGGCACGCAGACGGGTGGCTCGGTCATCCGCCCGGCGGCCTATTGCGGCGTGGTCGGGCTGAAGCCTTCGTTCGGCCTCCTGCCCACGGTGGGCATGAAGTGCTTCTCCTGGACCCTCGACACGCTGGGCCTGTTCACGGCAGGCGTCGCGGATGCCGCCTACGCCCTCGCGCTGATGACGGGGCGCCCCGATCTCGACCTGTCCGCGACCGAGCCGGGCACGCCACGCATCGGCGTCGTCCGGCAGGATTTCTGCGCCGCCGCGGAACCCGAGGCGCTGGCCGCCCTCGAACGCGTGCGCGTCGCCGCCGAGACCGCCGGAGCCCGCCTTCGTGACCTCCCCCTGCCGGCCCTCTTCGCCGAGGCTTTCGGGCTCCACGGCACGATCCAGGATTTCGAGGCGGTCCAGGCGCTGGACTGGGAATACACCACCCATCGCGCGGATCTCGGACGCCTTCTCGGCGCCCATCTCGATGCCGCGCAGGGCGTGGCGCCGAAATCCTACGACGCGTCCCTGAAGGTGGCGGATCGCGCCCGGCGGCAGTTGCCGGACCTGTTCGCGGAGCACGACCTGGACGTGATCCTGACGCTCTCGGCGCCCGGTCCGGCGCCGGAAGGCCATGCCAGCACGGGTGATTCCCGCTTCAACCGTCTCTGGACGCTGATGGGGGTTCCCTGCGTGACCGTGCCGGTGGGCCGCAGCGCGACCGGGCTGCCGCTCGGCGTGCAGGTGATCGCACGTCGTGGCGACGATGCCCGGGCCCTCGGGGCCGCGCGCTTCGTCGAGACGCTGATGGGACGGCAATCCGCGTAG
- a CDS encoding ABC transporter permease: MATQALNTSVPASTRPARAASARPRSKPGRVARAADTTLGRGIIQVLAVSVFFLAWEIAVRAGWLTEFLVGAPSGIWRVFLNSMLDGSLPVDTWYTLIEAIIGFLIGTLLGSVAGLGLWYSAFVARLVEPFIVAINSVPKIALAPIVILWFGTGFVSKVALAVSLTALVALIAAYQAARDADPDLQALLASMGASKNRIFKSVIVPSTLPAIIGMFRINIGFALVGAVVGEFISSQRGLGHLIYAASSLYDLNTVWVGLFVLMFVGFLLYHVIDFAERRILPWRQITTAGQVQV; the protein is encoded by the coding sequence ATGGCGACACAAGCCTTGAACACCTCCGTTCCGGCCTCGACGCGGCCCGCTCGCGCGGCCTCGGCGCGACCCCGCTCGAAACCGGGCCGCGTCGCACGGGCGGCCGACACGACACTCGGGCGCGGCATCATTCAAGTGCTGGCCGTCTCCGTCTTCTTCCTGGCCTGGGAGATCGCGGTCCGGGCCGGCTGGCTCACGGAATTCCTGGTCGGCGCCCCGTCGGGCATCTGGCGGGTCTTTCTCAACTCGATGCTGGACGGGTCCCTGCCGGTTGACACCTGGTACACGCTGATCGAGGCGATCATCGGGTTCCTGATCGGCACCCTCCTGGGATCGGTGGCCGGTCTCGGATTGTGGTACTCGGCCTTCGTCGCACGGCTCGTCGAGCCCTTCATCGTGGCCATCAACTCGGTGCCCAAGATCGCGCTGGCCCCCATCGTGATCCTGTGGTTCGGAACCGGCTTCGTCTCGAAGGTGGCGCTGGCGGTCTCCCTCACCGCCTTGGTCGCCCTCATCGCGGCCTACCAGGCCGCGCGCGACGCCGACCCCGACCTGCAGGCGCTGCTGGCCTCGATGGGCGCCTCGAAGAATCGCATCTTCAAGAGCGTGATCGTGCCCTCGACCCTGCCGGCCATCATCGGGATGTTCCGCATCAACATCGGCTTCGCGCTCGTCGGCGCGGTGGTCGGCGAGTTCATCTCGTCTCAGCGCGGCCTCGGGCACCTGATCTACGCGGCCTCGAGCCTCTACGACCTCAATACGGTCTGGGTCGGCCTCTTCGTGCTGATGTTCGTCGGCTTCCTCCTCTACCATGTGATCGATTTCGCCGAGCGTCGCATCCTGCCCTGGCGGCAGATCACCACGGCCGGCCAAGTCCAGGTCTGA
- a CDS encoding MarR family winged helix-turn-helix transcriptional regulator yields the protein MDEIGSEIAETTRDGGAIPQPVAPWPLAERPGFLMRRLHQIHVSLFSERCGAFGVTPLQYSLLSLLAERGEADQTTLANAVALDRTTTTGALKRLEARGLVERSAWLTDRRSQRCRATPAGRTLLQRMEEAARQAHDATLQPLSAEEQAILIRLMKKVTAGHQQRRGAAGLLG from the coding sequence ATGGACGAAATCGGGTCTGAGATTGCGGAGACGACACGGGACGGTGGCGCCATCCCGCAACCGGTGGCACCGTGGCCTCTGGCGGAACGTCCAGGATTCCTGATGCGGCGACTGCATCAGATCCATGTCAGCCTCTTTTCAGAGCGTTGTGGCGCTTTCGGCGTCACTCCGCTGCAGTACAGCCTGCTCTCGTTGCTGGCGGAACGCGGCGAAGCCGATCAGACCACCTTGGCGAATGCGGTGGCCCTCGACCGGACGACGACGACGGGCGCCCTCAAACGCCTGGAAGCGCGCGGGCTCGTCGAACGCTCTGCTTGGCTGACGGATCGGCGCTCTCAGCGTTGCCGCGCGACCCCGGCGGGCCGCACCCTGCTTCAGCGGATGGAGGAGGCCGCGCGGCAGGCACACGACGCCACGCTCCAGCCGCTCTCGGCGGAGGAGCAGGCGATCCTGATCCGGCTGATGAAGAAGGTCACCGCCGGCCATCAGCAGCGGCGCGGCGCGGCCGGGCTTCTAGGTTGA
- a CDS encoding D-glycero-alpha-D-manno-heptose-1,7-bisphosphate 7-phosphatase translates to MILSPAIEPLQSCRPIRPIPPGRAALFLDRDGVIIRDTGYVAQVAQVDLLPGAAEAIRRMNGASWPVVVVSNQSGLGRGYFDHAALEAVQACVEARLAAQGAWLDAVLICGAAPWDSTTALSWRKPNPGMFLAARDRFALDLANSIMVGDRITDLVAARDAGVARRILLAEPGDALPEAATDVARDLISAIRGIAGPGLAFVLG, encoded by the coding sequence GTGATCCTGTCCCCGGCCATCGAGCCGCTCCAGTCCTGCCGGCCGATCCGGCCGATCCCGCCCGGTCGGGCCGCCCTGTTCCTGGACCGGGACGGCGTGATCATCCGGGACACCGGGTACGTCGCTCAGGTCGCGCAGGTGGATCTCCTGCCCGGGGCGGCCGAGGCCATTCGGAGGATGAACGGCGCCTCGTGGCCCGTCGTCGTGGTCTCCAATCAGAGCGGCCTCGGCCGGGGGTATTTCGACCACGCCGCCCTGGAGGCCGTCCAGGCCTGCGTCGAGGCGCGCCTCGCAGCCCAGGGCGCATGGCTCGACGCGGTTCTGATCTGCGGGGCAGCCCCCTGGGATTCCACGACGGCGTTGTCGTGGCGCAAGCCCAATCCCGGAATGTTCCTGGCGGCCCGGGACCGGTTCGCCCTCGATCTGGCGAACAGCATCATGGTCGGCGACCGCATCACGGACCTGGTCGCCGCGCGCGATGCGGGCGTGGCGCGCCGGATCCTGCTGGCCGAGCCGGGCGATGCACTTCCCGAGGCCGCGACCGACGTCGCGCGGGACCTGATCTCCGCCATTCGCGGGATTGCAGGGCCAGGGCTGGCCTTCGTCCTTGGCTGA
- a CDS encoding amidase: protein MLNHLGLVDALRAFRDGHASPGDYLAACHEAARAHADMAAFTYLAPELSPADGPWAGIPVGVKDIIATADMPTTNGSPVYADHVPAADAWIVARLRALGASVLGKTVSTEFAWRHPGPTHNPWARGHTPGGSSSGSAAAVAAGIVPLALGTQTFGSVIRPAAYCGVVGFKPSYGAIPRLGVHPLAPSLDHVGLFTRSVTDAAFALVHLIGRDDADPHGRPLPGFSVDLDARLAARDAPRLAVVRTAIWDRAEPEQRALLDSAAAAFRAAGAGVSDLELPASFEVLWDCARTILAVEASARFGSLVERCPDRTSQPLKDLVAEGARISAVAYVDALRRQIELRTDLDAVLTGHDAILTLPASGPAPEGLASTGDPAFCVPWTCLGAPAVALPAGASRGLPLGLQLVGAYRNDLALLRTVGWCETVLARPITFPAV from the coding sequence ATGCTCAACCACCTCGGTCTCGTCGACGCCCTGCGGGCGTTCCGCGATGGGCACGCCTCGCCCGGCGATTACCTCGCGGCCTGCCATGAGGCGGCCCGGGCGCACGCGGACATGGCCGCGTTCACGTATCTGGCACCGGAGCTTTCGCCGGCAGACGGTCCCTGGGCCGGCATCCCCGTGGGCGTGAAGGACATCATCGCCACCGCCGACATGCCCACCACGAACGGCTCGCCGGTCTATGCCGACCACGTGCCCGCCGCGGATGCCTGGATCGTCGCCCGCCTGAGGGCGCTCGGGGCCTCGGTCCTCGGCAAGACGGTCTCGACGGAGTTCGCCTGGCGCCATCCGGGGCCGACGCATAATCCCTGGGCGCGCGGGCACACCCCGGGCGGCTCCTCCAGTGGCTCGGCCGCCGCCGTGGCGGCCGGAATCGTGCCCCTGGCGCTCGGCACGCAGACCTTCGGGTCGGTGATCCGGCCGGCGGCCTATTGCGGGGTCGTCGGCTTCAAGCCGAGCTATGGCGCGATCCCGCGACTGGGCGTGCATCCGCTGGCCCCCTCCCTCGACCATGTCGGCCTGTTCACCCGGTCAGTGACGGACGCCGCCTTCGCCCTCGTGCATCTGATCGGCCGGGACGACGCGGACCCACACGGACGCCCGCTGCCGGGATTTTCCGTCGATCTCGACGCGCGATTGGCAGCGCGCGACGCGCCGCGTCTGGCCGTTGTCCGAACCGCGATCTGGGACAGGGCCGAACCCGAGCAGCGCGCCCTGCTCGACTCCGCGGCAGCGGCCTTCCGCGCGGCCGGGGCCGGGGTGTCCGACCTCGAACTCCCGGCCTCCTTCGAGGTTCTGTGGGACTGCGCGCGCACCATCCTCGCCGTCGAGGCGAGCGCCCGCTTCGGATCGCTGGTGGAGCGCTGTCCCGACCGGACGAGCCAGCCGCTCAAGGACCTCGTCGCGGAGGGTGCACGGATCTCGGCCGTCGCCTACGTGGACGCTCTGCGGCGGCAGATCGAACTGCGGACTGACCTCGACGCGGTGCTGACAGGTCATGACGCGATCCTGACCCTGCCGGCCTCCGGCCCGGCGCCCGAGGGGCTGGCCTCGACGGGTGACCCCGCCTTCTGCGTGCCCTGGACCTGCCTCGGCGCTCCCGCCGTCGCGCTCCCGGCGGGAGCAAGCCGGGGACTCCCCCTCGGCCTCCAGCTGGTCGGGGCCTACCGCAACGATCTTGCCTTGCTCCGTACGGTGGGCTGGTGCGAAACGGTGCTTGCCCGCCCGATCACCTTCCCCGCCGTCTGA
- a CDS encoding ABC transporter substrate-binding protein, whose translation MIRSKRLRLSTSLAAILGFAGLAALPARAADKVTISQAFQSMLYLPFYVAMDGGFFAGEGVEVTKETAGAPAVALSAVISKSAQYSIHGPEWTAIAASKGAPVNVVANVVNGAAVWIATAPDVTFNDVKDLKGQKIVTGLMPTTSTSLFLKLLKENGLKPEDVEMTQVQLGSEPGPLLAGQAKIAVMYEPGLDQVVAKGMKVVLGFPERYGPYAFSAVSARKDVDPAITQKVVTGMQKAIRFMHAEPEKTVAIAKKQFPNLDPAVVEAAVKRMMREKVYPDSVDITAEALKTGMETQVALGNLPALPDYATFVRRDFIEKSLAAN comes from the coding sequence ATGATCCGCTCCAAGCGTCTGCGTCTCTCCACCTCTCTGGCCGCGATCCTCGGGTTCGCCGGGCTTGCGGCCCTGCCGGCCCGGGCGGCCGACAAGGTCACGATCTCGCAGGCTTTCCAGTCGATGCTCTACCTGCCCTTCTACGTCGCCATGGATGGCGGCTTCTTCGCGGGCGAGGGCGTCGAGGTGACGAAGGAGACGGCGGGGGCCCCGGCGGTGGCGCTCTCGGCCGTCATCTCGAAGAGCGCGCAATACTCGATCCACGGCCCGGAATGGACCGCGATCGCCGCCTCGAAGGGCGCGCCCGTCAACGTCGTGGCGAACGTCGTCAACGGGGCCGCCGTCTGGATCGCCACCGCCCCCGACGTGACCTTCAACGATGTGAAGGACCTGAAAGGTCAGAAGATCGTCACCGGGCTGATGCCCACCACGAGCACCTCGCTGTTCCTGAAACTCCTGAAGGAGAACGGTCTCAAGCCCGAGGACGTGGAGATGACCCAGGTCCAGCTCGGCTCCGAGCCGGGGCCCCTCCTGGCCGGTCAGGCCAAGATCGCCGTGATGTACGAGCCCGGCCTCGATCAGGTCGTGGCCAAGGGCATGAAGGTCGTGCTGGGCTTTCCCGAGCGCTACGGCCCCTACGCCTTCTCGGCCGTGAGCGCCCGCAAGGACGTCGATCCCGCCATCACCCAGAAGGTCGTCACCGGCATGCAGAAGGCGATCCGCTTCATGCACGCCGAGCCCGAGAAGACCGTCGCCATCGCCAAGAAGCAGTTCCCGAACCTCGACCCCGCCGTCGTCGAGGCTGCGGTCAAGCGCATGATGCGTGAGAAGGTCTATCCGGACAGCGTCGACATCACCGCCGAGGCGCTCAAGACCGGCATGGAGACGCAGGTGGCGCTGGGCAATCTCCCGGCCCTGCCCGACTACGCCACCTTCGTGCGCCGCGACTTCATCGAGAAGAGCCTCGCGGCGAACTGA
- a CDS encoding matrixin family metalloprotease gives MALTALSPESGNEFVDAFINNGRHYVNDAGVEGPFVVKYYFGKLTGTAVDGNNTGYDWRPFEKAQFSKAIQNWENVANVDFQQVATQPEALFVERLENQATAGGTVSASHNLPSANANAQSNGTYNFEAVGVRQWTPDQMEPGGNFYRTFIHETGHGLGLKHPHDSGSGAFAPNYFPGIEATDPAAERQRDLGLYDLNHMFGSVMSYAHGYTFDDKGIIVEEPTRQRPVAEDYFLDHGFAAAPMAYDIAAIQYLYGANTTFASGNNVYMLPDSNDPRPFLPGPPNEAGVPETIVYQPDTAFWQSIWDTGGTDELRYDGTRNAILDLTAATLDATTTSRGVLSYAAFIGGGYTIANGVVIEKATGGSGDDTLTGNAVANVLTGGAGNDTLDGRAGDDVLDGGNGLDKAVFGYALSEATVSLAASGLLVVSGPDGQDTVRGIEQFQFSDRMIDTADGNPLVDDLYYLLTNRDVLAAGQDADAHYAAYGAAEGRDPNAFFSTKGYLGVNADVVKSGAEALTQYQQSGFKEGRDPGARFDNEFYLARHTDVRDAGLNPLEHYLQYGQAEGRAIFDAVGKAADIKAGFDAEFYLLANADVLQVAQSTGASDTFAFARQHFDTDGWKEGRDPNAVFDTKGYLAAYGDVAAAGINPLAHYDTYGWKEGRDPSADFDSSEYLAVNGDVAQAGLNPMQHYLQYGLVENRAVLNDGTFGYGNIA, from the coding sequence ATGGCTTTGACCGCCCTTTCTCCCGAAAGCGGGAATGAATTCGTCGACGCGTTTATCAACAATGGCCGGCATTACGTGAACGATGCCGGCGTGGAGGGGCCGTTCGTCGTCAAGTATTATTTCGGCAAATTGACCGGAACAGCCGTCGACGGAAACAACACGGGCTATGATTGGCGCCCCTTCGAGAAGGCGCAGTTCAGCAAGGCCATCCAGAACTGGGAGAACGTCGCCAACGTCGATTTCCAGCAGGTCGCGACCCAGCCCGAGGCACTCTTCGTCGAGCGCCTCGAGAACCAGGCGACCGCCGGAGGAACGGTCTCGGCCTCCCACAATCTGCCGAGCGCCAACGCGAATGCCCAGAGCAACGGGACGTACAACTTCGAGGCGGTCGGTGTGCGTCAGTGGACGCCCGATCAGATGGAGCCGGGGGGCAACTTCTATCGCACCTTCATCCACGAGACCGGCCACGGTCTCGGTTTGAAGCATCCCCACGATTCCGGATCCGGCGCCTTCGCCCCGAACTACTTCCCCGGCATCGAGGCCACCGACCCGGCCGCGGAACGGCAGCGCGACTTAGGCCTCTACGATCTGAACCATATGTTCGGGTCGGTGATGTCCTACGCGCACGGCTACACGTTCGACGACAAGGGAATCATCGTCGAGGAGCCCACGCGCCAGCGCCCGGTGGCCGAAGATTACTTTCTCGATCACGGTTTTGCCGCCGCACCGATGGCTTACGACATCGCCGCCATCCAGTACCTCTACGGCGCGAACACCACCTTCGCGAGCGGGAACAACGTCTACATGCTGCCCGACAGCAACGACCCGCGGCCGTTCCTGCCGGGGCCGCCGAACGAGGCGGGCGTGCCAGAGACCATCGTGTACCAGCCCGATACCGCGTTCTGGCAGAGCATCTGGGACACCGGGGGCACGGACGAACTGCGCTATGACGGCACGCGCAACGCCATCCTGGATCTCACTGCGGCGACCCTCGATGCGACGACCACGAGCCGCGGCGTCCTCAGCTACGCGGCCTTCATCGGCGGCGGCTACACGATCGCCAACGGCGTCGTCATCGAGAAAGCCACGGGCGGTTCCGGCGACGATACGCTGACCGGCAACGCCGTCGCGAACGTGCTGACGGGGGGCGCCGGCAACGACACGCTCGACGGCCGGGCCGGCGATGATGTCCTCGACGGCGGCAACGGCCTCGACAAGGCGGTGTTTGGCTACGCCCTGAGCGAGGCGACCGTCAGTCTCGCCGCGAGCGGCCTGCTGGTGGTCTCGGGTCCGGATGGCCAGGATACCGTTCGGGGCATCGAGCAGTTCCAGTTCAGCGACCGCATGATCGACACGGCGGACGGCAACCCCCTGGTCGACGACCTGTACTACCTCCTGACCAACCGGGACGTTCTCGCCGCCGGCCAGGATGCGGATGCGCACTACGCCGCCTACGGTGCCGCCGAGGGCCGTGACCCCAACGCGTTCTTCTCCACCAAGGGCTATCTCGGCGTGAACGCCGACGTGGTGAAGTCCGGGGCCGAGGCGCTCACCCAATACCAGCAATCCGGCTTCAAGGAGGGCCGCGACCCGGGCGCGCGCTTCGACAACGAGTTCTATCTCGCCCGCCACACGGACGTGCGGGACGCCGGGCTGAACCCGCTGGAGCACTACCTCCAGTACGGCCAGGCCGAAGGCCGCGCCATCTTCGACGCGGTCGGCAAGGCCGCCGACATCAAGGCCGGGTTCGACGCCGAGTTCTACCTGCTCGCCAACGCCGACGTGCTGCAGGTCGCGCAGAGCACGGGCGCGAGCGACACCTTCGCCTTCGCCCGCCAGCACTTCGACACCGATGGCTGGAAGGAAGGCCGCGATCCGAACGCGGTGTTCGACACCAAGGGGTATCTGGCCGCCTACGGCGACGTCGCGGCGGCGGGCATCAATCCGCTCGCCCACTACGACACCTACGGCTGGAAGGAGGGCCGCGACCCCTCCGCCGACTTCGACAGCTCGGAATACCTTGCGGTCAACGGCGACGTGGCCCAGGCCGGGCTCAACCCGATGCAGCACTACCTGCAGTACGGGCTGGTCGAGAACCGCGCCGTCCTCAACGACGGCACCTTCGGCTACGGCAACATCGCCTGA
- a CDS encoding AGE family epimerase/isomerase — translation MAEPGLEALTRVVETTDRWLRAQAWPLWLEHGVDWDRGGFHEHLCPSTLRCDAPFRRLRVAARQVYAFSHAARASLPKAHDAVELGLRSIRTHFALSGGRYATRCDVQGTVIDARVDLYDQAFVLLALASAHALRPCHRLRHEAHALVRFLDTSLRHPGGSGFREGLPDRLPRRQNPHMHLLEAFLAAGESFHDDLFFVRAAEMVDLFLDVLFQDAAGALPESFDAAWRPLAESKVFIVEPGHHAEWIWLLSRFVDLTGDRSGRRARCDAAAQALGRFTQRFGAGPLFDTVWSDGRVRSPGRSLWPQAEALKAEACRADRSTDGLLRAYANLGRFLLPEPKGLWREQIGPGREGPNSVARASSLYHLTGAITEASRRLSHGHAPTAAPDRAPPDGGEEIVGHPRDDRAPVP, via the coding sequence TTGGCTGAGCCGGGCCTTGAGGCGCTGACGCGCGTGGTCGAGACCACGGATCGATGGCTGCGCGCGCAGGCCTGGCCGCTCTGGCTCGAACACGGGGTCGATTGGGACCGGGGCGGCTTTCACGAGCACCTCTGCCCGTCGACCCTGCGGTGCGACGCCCCGTTCCGCCGCCTCAGGGTGGCGGCGCGCCAGGTCTACGCCTTCAGTCACGCGGCGAGGGCGAGTCTTCCCAAGGCGCACGATGCCGTGGAACTGGGGCTGCGAAGCATCCGCACCCACTTCGCGCTGTCGGGCGGCCGCTACGCGACGCGCTGCGATGTGCAAGGGACCGTCATCGACGCGCGCGTCGACCTCTACGACCAGGCCTTCGTCCTCCTGGCGCTGGCCTCGGCCCACGCGCTCCGGCCCTGCCATCGCCTGCGGCACGAGGCGCACGCGCTCGTCCGATTCCTCGACACGTCGCTCCGGCATCCGGGAGGGTCCGGTTTCCGGGAGGGCTTACCCGACCGGCTTCCGCGCCGGCAGAACCCGCACATGCACCTCCTGGAGGCTTTTCTGGCCGCCGGGGAAAGCTTCCACGACGACCTGTTCTTCGTGCGCGCCGCCGAAATGGTCGACCTGTTTCTCGATGTCCTGTTTCAGGACGCTGCAGGCGCCCTGCCGGAATCCTTCGACGCGGCGTGGCGGCCGCTCGCGGAGTCGAAGGTCTTCATCGTCGAGCCCGGCCACCATGCGGAGTGGATCTGGCTCCTCTCCCGCTTCGTCGACCTGACCGGAGACCGGTCGGGCCGGCGGGCGCGGTGCGATGCGGCGGCGCAGGCGTTGGGGCGCTTCACGCAGCGGTTCGGGGCCGGCCCCTTGTTCGACACGGTGTGGAGCGACGGGCGCGTGCGGTCCCCCGGACGCAGCCTCTGGCCCCAGGCCGAGGCCCTGAAGGCGGAGGCCTGTCGGGCGGATCGAAGCACGGACGGGTTGCTGCGCGCGTATGCGAATCTCGGGCGTTTCCTCCTGCCCGAACCGAAGGGGCTCTGGAGGGAGCAGATCGGCCCCGGTCGCGAGGGGCCGAACTCAGTCGCCCGGGCGAGCAGCCTCTATCACCTCACCGGCGCCATCACCGAGGCGAGCCGGAGGCTGTCGCACGGACATGCGCCCACCGCCGCTCCCGACCGTGCCCCGCCGGACGGCGGCGAGGAGATCGTCGGCCACCCGCGCGATGACCGGGCCCCAGTCCCCTGA
- a CDS encoding ABC transporter ATP-binding protein gives MTAPKVQLSLDGIRKSFPGKGAPVPVLDGLSFDIYERDFVSIIGPSGCGKTTVFNVIAGLLEPDSGTMTFRGELVPGLQGRVGYMMQKDLLFPWRTVLQNVMLGLEMKGVDRAQALDTAREYLSTFGLSGFENAYPKMLSGGMRQRTALIRTLIMDPDILLLDEPFSALDYQTRLYLEGVLLDAVETFHKTVVLVTHDIDEAVALSKRVVVLGNRPTKVKSIHEIGLDARSPIGARSDPRFSDYFQTLCGELEIQTRQRAA, from the coding sequence ATGACGGCTCCCAAGGTCCAGCTCAGCTTGGATGGTATCCGCAAGTCCTTTCCCGGCAAGGGTGCGCCGGTGCCGGTTCTCGACGGGCTCAGCTTCGACATCTACGAGCGCGATTTCGTCAGCATCATCGGTCCGAGCGGATGCGGCAAGACGACCGTGTTCAACGTCATCGCCGGACTGCTCGAGCCCGACAGCGGCACGATGACGTTTCGCGGCGAGCTGGTGCCGGGGCTGCAGGGCCGGGTCGGCTACATGATGCAGAAGGATCTGCTCTTTCCCTGGCGAACGGTCCTGCAGAACGTGATGCTCGGCCTCGAGATGAAGGGCGTCGACCGGGCCCAGGCGCTCGATACGGCCCGTGAATACCTCTCGACCTTCGGCCTGTCGGGCTTCGAGAATGCCTACCCGAAGATGTTGTCCGGCGGCATGCGGCAGCGCACCGCCCTGATCCGGACCCTGATCATGGATCCGGATATCCTGTTGCTGGACGAACCCTTCTCGGCCCTCGACTACCAGACCCGGCTCTACCTCGAAGGTGTGCTCCTCGACGCGGTGGAGACCTTCCACAAGACCGTCGTCCTGGTGACCCATGACATCGACGAGGCTGTCGCCCTCTCGAAGCGCGTGGTCGTGCTCGGCAACCGGCCCACCAAGGTGAAGTCGATCCATGAGATCGGGCTCGATGCCCGTTCGCCGATCGGTGCCCGCAGCGATCCGCGCTTCTCCGACTACTTCCAAACCCTCTGCGGCGAGCTCGAAATCCAGACCCGGCAGAGGGCTGCCTGA